One Trichoplusia ni isolate ovarian cell line Hi5 chromosome 6, tn1, whole genome shotgun sequence DNA segment encodes these proteins:
- the LOC113495490 gene encoding antichymotrypsin-2-like — MMAQLALYTTNAPKQQILKALRFENTDQIRCFFPKFAVDLKMVANRVDLNLDYFCKIYADDKCMLTDQFKNEIEELFTVRPENLNFSAPGSAEKINTEVLQYTNNSIFNFVKPEVLSALDSLMMADALSFKGEWLKPFNSKDTDLKYFFGPKKIVKRLIMHQRGQFLFYDSIKLGALIVKLPYKADPDFTLALLLPRTIHGVPELVKKLKNAEVVLEAINALKLQEVDLYLPKFNVTVANLLKVPSIHANVSLIFNNATAGLENVASCDKPYVSEILQKVTYQVDESGVGDKVVDFPMPDQQTTSRSIGHTVHVFKADRPFVFYLSYQKILLASGAIVR, encoded by the exons ATGATGGCTCAACTGGCATTGTATACAACAAATGCACcgaaacaacaaatattaaaggCATTGAGATTCGAAAATACTGACCAg ATCCGATGCTTCTTTCCAAAATTTGCTGTTGACCTGAAGATGGTAGCAAATCGAGTGGACCTAAACCTTGactatttttgcaaaatttacGCTGATGACAAATGCATGCTCACtgatcaatttaaaaacgaaattgaaGAACTTTTTACAGTAAGGCCGGAAAATTTGAACTTCAGTGCTCCTGGTTCAGCAGAGAAAATCAATACAGAG GTGTTACAGTATACCAATAATAGTATCTTTAACTTCGTCAAGCCAGAAGTGCTGTCAGCGTTGGACAGTTTGATGATGGCGGATGCTCTTAGTTTCAAG GGTGAATGGCTGAAACCATTTAACAGTAAAGATACGGACCTAAAATATTTCTTCGGACCAAAGAAAATAGTGAAGAGGCTCATCATGCATCAAAGaggtcaatttttgttttatgatagcATAAAACTCGGTGCTctg ATTGTGAAATTGCCATACAAAGCTGATCCGGACTTTACATTGGCCCTACTGCTACCAAGAACAATTCACGGTGTTCCAGAATtggtaaagaaattaaaaaatgctgAAGTCGTGCTAGAAGCGATTAATGCTTTAAAACTTCAAGAAGTGGACTTGTATTTACCAAAATTCAATGTAACAGTGGCTAATCTGCTAAAGGTTCCTTCAATTCAT GCCAATGTTAGTCTTATATTCAACAATGCGACTGCTGGGTTAGAGAACGTTGCATCGTGTGACAAGCCGTACGTCAGCGAAATTCTTCAAAAGGTTACGTACCAAGTAGACGAATCTGGTGTAGGTGATAAAGTAGTCG ATTTCCCCATGCCAGACCAACAGACAACATCTCGATCGATTGGCCACACCGTACATGTGTTCAAGGCAGATCGACCGTTCGTTTTTTATCTGTCCTATCAGAAAATACTCTTGGCTTCGGGAGCTATAGTCCGCTAG